In Achromobacter xylosoxidans A8, a single window of DNA contains:
- a CDS encoding ABC transporter ATP-binding protein, whose protein sequence is MALLDVKNLTKQFGGLVANKDISLSVEAGEIVAIIGPNGAGKSTLFNGLVGHHEPTSGSVTFDGQSMIGRRPEQVAAMGLVRTYQIPRSFGQMTVLENAMVGALLRHPRLQDARRESARVLELVGLAERADVRAAELNVAGQKRVELARALATEPRMLLLDEVAGGLNPAEAIALAEILRGIHASGVTLIIVEHVLEVVMRLAQRVLVLNFGQMIAEGAPQEIVRNPAVIEAYLGRKHRA, encoded by the coding sequence GTGGCTCTGCTCGACGTTAAGAACCTGACCAAGCAATTCGGCGGCCTGGTCGCGAACAAGGACATCTCGCTGTCGGTCGAAGCGGGTGAAATCGTCGCCATCATCGGTCCCAACGGCGCGGGCAAGAGCACCCTGTTCAACGGCCTGGTGGGGCATCACGAACCCACCTCCGGCTCGGTGACCTTCGATGGCCAGTCCATGATAGGACGCCGTCCCGAACAGGTGGCCGCCATGGGCCTGGTGCGCACGTATCAGATCCCGCGCAGCTTCGGCCAGATGACGGTGCTGGAGAACGCCATGGTCGGCGCGCTGCTGCGCCATCCGCGCCTGCAGGACGCGCGCCGCGAATCCGCCCGCGTGCTGGAGCTGGTGGGGCTGGCCGAGCGCGCCGACGTGCGGGCGGCAGAGCTGAACGTGGCCGGGCAGAAGCGCGTCGAGCTGGCGCGGGCGCTGGCGACCGAGCCGCGCATGCTGCTGCTCGATGAAGTGGCGGGCGGCCTCAACCCGGCCGAGGCCATCGCCCTGGCCGAGATCCTGCGCGGCATCCATGCGTCGGGCGTCACGCTCATCATCGTGGAACACGTGCTGGAGGTGGTCATGCGGCTGGCCCAGCGGGTGCTGGTGCTGAACTTCGGCCAGATGATCGCCGAGGGCGCGCCGCAGGAGATCGTGCGCAACCCGGCCGTGATCGAAGCCTATCTGGGGAGAA